The Bicyclus anynana chromosome 13, ilBicAnyn1.1, whole genome shotgun sequence region TTCTAAGTTtaataactatgtatgtaattttGAGTTTATAAATAGTGgatcataaatattttcttaaagatCTATTTAAAATAGATCGCTAGACGAAAGGAAAGTAAAGGAAACTTATGTTCTGCTGTATTTAAATTTCCAAAGGTCGCGAGGTTACCTGTTACAGTTAATTAGTTTATTGTTACAAGCTTTCACACGCGGGAAATCAGTTCGACTTTACTGCCATGGGCTATGGGGCTAATAGGAACtaagatttttatacaaaagatctaattactataatatatacttgTACAATAATAAGAGCTCGTTACAACAATCATTCAGAGTTAAATAACACTTCCTGAACGGCATTTCAATactaaaatttatcaaaattaaaaagtacatttaattaaaaaaaaaattctttttgatgatattataaaagcATGTCTTttaatcaagtttttttaaaattggttgtttacatttaaattttctcCATCTATGAGTAATGTGGATAATAAATAAGTGATAATAAAACCCTTATCTTTATTACCAAGAATTTTGTCGTAGACATAGGTAAATCGTGTCAAGGCTAGGCTTCGGTTTACAACCCTAATTACATcccaatagatagatagattagatCACTGTCCTTTTGAAAGTGAAATGAATATTGCCTGCtatgaaaataatgatgatgttgatgaagaAACACGGACGCGagaatgtcatttcataactagATGGAACTTAAAACGATGTAGGAACAAAGGCTTAACATGCTCCGATGATAGGGTGGTAATTGGAAAtcaaaaattgcatactaaatccgttgttaattaaaaagataaagttgtcagtaagataactcacgagtttgttaaaactagaaagctgaaatttggtacagattATGTATATAAAGTAGTAAAAAGAAGGGGGTAGCAGGTGTCccttccctacatgtaaagtgaggatgaattttttatcgtctatcccatggtgtggggtatcgtaaTTGGtgtttttgtgcattacataaaggATCAAAGTGCAACTcaatttacggaaccctacactgcgctaAGTCCGACACGACatcttggccggtttttttcattaattaaatggGCAAACTCGTAGAGGTAGTTAGCTCATTTGTGCGCGGAACTCTAGAAACTTGTTGCGGAAGTGAATCGCTCGTGTGACGCAAGGAGGAACCGAGCAATGATCCAATGCCGCCCACCGGGAAACTCATCGAGTATTAAATCAACTTGACAAGAATGAATGTGAAAATCTTGACGTTTTacactaattagtaattatgaGCGCTGTCCACGTAATTATTATGAACGTGGTGAGTGGTTGTGCTGCGTTGCTTCaagttgtataaaaaataacattgatttaatttatagaTTACAATATAACATGGTTCCATAATAGGGTGTTTTAAAATTCGATTGCAGTTAAAAGTAATCGAACAAAGAGAggcattttttacaactgattataacctcgttattgatacaagttgggaggagggtagtttatcaaaagttattactaaccagatgtttttgttactgatgattaattaatagttatacaacttaacagccacaatgtcctacaaattgcgtggtacattatctcgttccggcgttcagaaattttcatttcctggtagctcagttagctaccagaaaaaggaattttcgtaaataaaaaagttgattgtctcatcgagatgaagctactcacgaaggctatcggctatatattatccccgtattcctacgggaacggaaccacgcgggtgaaaccgcgcggcgtcagctagtcgtggCGCCTCACCTGGAACTTGGGCCGGTGCTCGTCCGCCGCCGCGTTGAGCGCGCCCTGGTGGCGCATGTAGAAGGTGTGCTGCAGCACGCACGTGCGCCACACGTACTTGCCGTCCTCGGGGCTCGGCAGCGCGAACGTGGCCGACTCGCCCTGCTGCTGGCACTCGACGCTGAACGTGCGCTTGTGGTTGATCACGTTGGTGATGTCCATCCACCTGCAACAGATCTACCGGGTAATCACTGGTGAAACACTAGTCGCTACAGGTGATAACTTTGAGATGAACTTCCCTCCGTCTTTCATGCCCACATGCAAAACATTTACTTCATCACCATTAGAAGCTCAGTACTTTTCTGAGACAATTAGCGCATAAACAACATGAAAGTACAACTCAGGTATACATATTGTGCTGTCCGTGTCTTACTGTGCTAGTGCTTGGACTGAACTGCTCGATTAGCTGTTGACCTATAATTCTCCTGCCGACATCTCAGGACCGTTGTGTTTGCGGAATGCGTTTCTAATAGCTTCAGTTTTTCCTATCAATATCTTTAAGTTGGAAGGAGTGAAGGCATTTCCTGCGCAAGCACATTCCACTGTAAAgtgtatctatttttttatctatatcaaGCAGTCAATCGCTGTAGCATAATAATACAGTGTAAAAAACGATAGTCAGTTCGCTCACCGGTAGAAGTGCGGCGTGTCGCTGGTGTCGCCGAGCACGCGGATGCCGGTCAGCGAGATGGCGATGGTGACCTCGCTCTGGTCGCGCTTGTCGCGCGCCGCGAACATCTCCTGTCCATAGCCGCGCAGCTGCTGGCACGTTGTGATGAATCCCTCCTCCGCTTGGGCCTGGGGAGGGACAAATCACTGTTAACTTACTTCAAGGGTGCCTCTATAGTGTTACATTCTATGACTACAGCTCGGGATAGCCTGTCCCTGCAAGACATTGCTGGTCATTTCAATGGCTTTCTACTTTAGTATCAAATGGATCACTACAATaaagtaaaacataaaaatacaatttctattttaaatagAGCATTGGCGATGGTTGAATTCAATCATGTATACTAAAGGAAAATGGAGGACATGTCTAACATTGCCTTTATAAATTTACACAAGGGACATTGTGTATTATGTACAAAATCATATCtcaatagattataatatacaataactATTTACAATTACTACTGCATTGCtcaagttaataaaatacatattcatCAAGCATAGCATTGCATGATTGCATTGAGCAATTATATGAAAACTGATTGTTTGCTTTATTAATACCAATATGCTTTCACTCATATAGTTACacaatatttactatataaatataatagggTATTTTAAATTACCAAAGCAAACAACAGTTTAGCTAATATACAGTAAAAGTACACCAATGTACTACAGTCAAAGGTATACCAATATTTCTATTCCCCTTCTTTACTCAAAAGAGACTAAAAGTGTGttcgacaatagtccagcagccggggatcgaacccaggacctacgtcttgtgAATGCACTGTGCATATCACTGTGCCATAGAGACCGCCAAAAACCGCCGGGCGGCTCTTTTAacgctgagctattgaggttttgtAATTTCTTCACAAAAACATGAacctatataaaacaaatataccaTGGAGTTTCACTATTTTCATTCTTGAACTTGACCTTTATTGTGTGAAGATAATGAATACTGCATATAATAGCTTCATTTCATGGCTCCCATACAATGAATCTATGGACATTCAGGGTAAGAATGAGGGCAGATATCTTGCCATTGTTGTTAAAGTTTTATCTAGATCTAATAAATAGTATTCTTTATAGATTCCCTGTGTTTGAACTACAGTGGAATACATTTATAATGACATTGAAGCCTGAATGCAATTGACAAACACATCATACAGTGGACGTCATACAAAGCATTTTTTTATGGTAAATgcctattttaatagaaaaacatagctaattattaaaaaaattattatcataacattattatgttgcaaaataatatgtaggtattacaAATTACTTATTTGCTCTGTAATTTGTAGACACTGTGAAATCAAAATCTAATTTGAAAGCCACTTGGATGCTATATACTTTGATGCATACACCAATTAATCAGATTTAAACAATTCTGTAAGGCTTCCCTGGCTTCATTAATATCTTTGATGTTAACagtgatttaaaataacatCCAGATTTGAATAACATTCTGAGGCATTGTCACAATTTCAGagcaattttcaaataaaaagaagtaaataTCATACTCTCTATAACCATAAAATAATTGCTGATATGATAACATTATTAAGTTTAGTCTAAAAGTAATTCTTGAGTCAGTTAAGTAACTAACTGGCCGGTATAGTTTGGGTATCTACTGAGGATTTATGAGGGCTTTCCCCTTCTTCACAATAATAATCAGACTTACCTGAGGCATATTATGCAGTGACATGTGATGCTGTATCACTGCTGCCGTCAGCCACTCCAGCCGCCCCGTCTCGGCGAGACTACTGCTGTCAATAATCTGCCCTCCATCCAGCATTTGCTTGGGGAACATCAACAAATTCTTCAGGTATTCCACTGTATGACGCTCCCGATCATGATTTCCGTATTCCGCTTGCCGACTATAGGACGCCAACACCACTGCTTGTTGGCAATCACATATTATCCTCCCTTCCACTAAATCGTTCTTCAATTGTAAGAAATAGTGGTAGCGAGTGACTTCATCTGTGATAAGACTAGTTCCAGATATGACGTAGTACATGACGCGTAAGTACAGTTGGTGGGATGACGCGAATTTGTCGAGCTGCAGTTTCAGCGGGCGGTCCAACTGGACCCATCGCGGTTGCTGGCTTCTGTTCACGTATCTGAGGCCGAAGAACTCGGGCTGGTTGATCGCCTGCCTCTGACACACGTTGTCCAAGCACTCCTGCCCCGTGCTGTCGACCGACAGGGTGCAGTCTGCCACACCGCCGTCCAACAGCTCGATGCTGATGACGAAGAGACTCTTCGATGCCACATTGTACTGTCTCGTCTTCTTCAACTTGAGCTTGAAAGGCATCTTCCGACTCTACCCGGCCCCGATTCGCAATAACATCACGAAACAAACGTAACGTTAATACATTTATGGCACAAGAATGTAGGGAAACGACGATGCGTCCGTTACTTGTTACGCGCGccacatatttttatttcacactGTTCAATCCTACAGTTACGTTGTGGTTGCGATTTGTCAATAACATTGGTTTATTTCAAGAAATCGTTTAAAGTCCTTTAAGGCTGGATTTATAtggaaagaattaaaaaatgccaagtaaacacaataaataaaaaaatactggaaTTTTACAATGTTGCGGCCATCACAATTAGAGATGAGTCCCTCACTCATGAGTCGCCTCGTTTGAGGTACTCGTGATTGCAAAATGAAAGAGTTCCTCAAATTTCAACATTGAACCACCTCACTTCACTCTTCAGTCCTCACTTgaaaattgacattgacaaattgAGTATTGACTTAATACGCGATGTATAGACGCGAGTACGAGTGAGTATTGAGTCGAGCGATTGAATGCACTAAGTGAGCGAGTGACAGTGAATCGCCATTgttcatatttctatttatcttATGAACAACCACCTGCTTATTTATTGCGTAGTACATTTCACCCTTGTGCGACAAAATTTTCATGCAAATTGTACATTTAGCCTTATATTCTCCCAAATCCCAAGGGTTAAAAAACTCCCaagttttcgatttttttactgttggaGCCATTATCCCGCCAAATATgtagaatatatatataatatgaaagGTAAAACCAACACCAGCAACCAGTATATCCACCACAACACCAACAATATTAAAACATGCAAATAAGTACAAGAAAACACAAAAgacgaattaattaaaaatacgtgCACCTCCAAGATCAACATaggtaaactaatattattattattactcaaaatcaaaacaaaatatagaaaaaatattttataaatactatgAACTCTAAACTTTAACTATGATATTGAATTATGAACCCTAAAAACATGAGTATTAGATTTGTAATCTAGTGTCATTGATTcgtatttcgtttatttttgcagtcaaaaaataataactgaaaGAAAAGATGTGTGGGAGAGAGACGAAAAAATCCTTATCGCAAGTTATAGTAATTGACGCCCCCGTCCGCCCCTCGCCTCGCCTCCGACATTCCACTGACTATCGGCCATCGGCGAGTTCGGCGCGTCGCGATGCATTGCGTACGACTCCTCGCCTCAAATGAGGGGTCCTCACGAGGTCCTCGCGAGCACCTCACCTCGTCCTCCCTCAACctcatgtaaaaataatgagtTACCCATCTCTAATCACAATTGACAAATGACAGTTTGACTAACTGACGGTGACATTTAGCCGTTTGTGATTGTGACGTGAGTCTGACAGTGACAGGACTCCGTGATGACAGCTGCCAGTTACAGTGTTGCCACTACAGAGTAACTAGGAATACTACTATTTCAGAAGAAATTATCAGTTTGTTTCATCAAAATATAGGTAATCATCATagttcatcattataaacctattttaacgacccagGGGAGGGGATATGCTGTTCTATTGCGGGTTAAAGAGCTTTGGATGATATCATTTCACTATAttataacgatcactatcagatgtaaatgaaaaaatttataGCTTATTAAGTTCTTCGAGGATGGGCGTGTAACACTACGATCCCGTAGTTGGGATGAGAATTTGCACAGAAAAttcatagaaagaaagaaaagctcatctcatataattattaacatctgatagtgatctttACGGAATTTTATACTCCCTCAAGCAATGAAGTTAAATACTTTTAGacgtgttactaggtcatgaaaaatgaggcgttCGAAAGAGAAAATTGctacatctcaatgttagttgtggtcaacaacgaacgttatttaaacaaataatacctaaatatcgtctacaatgtcgatttgtgtgttcaggaagtgtaaaaactaaatatacataaataaataatgtgtgtgtgcgctcagttttgttttatttggagcactttttgtgatgattttgtagggacgtaaccgatctatagtataaaattatcaagtagTTTATCAGCGTTAGAATGGTACAACAaaataaccaattttaatgaaacaactgagaaactgtaaataatttattaaggtttataaaaaataaatttaaatactcattattaaaactttttaaaaatcttgcCGATATCCCGCAACCATGTCTACATAACCAGAGCTCACGAGTACATGAGAAATCtttgtcatattttaatgaaGACTATTCATACTTAACAACAAAAGACTGGATAGAGCTCTTCTGaagtttacttaattatttttatttaactctagacatatttaaacactatTGTATGAGTTACGTTGTTGaactttttgatttttgtatgaGCAGCCAATCTCTTGGCACCTTTAGAACTTGCATTAATTTTGCTTCAGGTGAATTCGGCTTTGGTTCGTGCATGTACTCCCATTTCTGCAATTAGATACAATCATAaggacatttatttatttttaaaacagaaaaatatcaaaaaattggTTTACTTACGGCATTAAGAGGAAGCGACATAAGAATGGATTCGTATCTTGCTTCAGGTGTATGGAGTCCGAATTTAGTGCCTCTGTCGTAAATCAGATTAAATTCCACGTAACGACCTCTGCGAAGCAGCTGCCACTGACGTTCGTAATAACCGTAGGCGTCATCCTTGTGTTTTTGAactaaaatcaattaaaatatgcTATAGGAAGACTTATATAAGAATAATTCTATaatgtagtaggtataatacatataatcacaaatgtaagaaaatttgaaaataggaacattttttttaaatgttgctTTATTGTGCGTTTTGTAACAAATTGGTAGTATCAACAATTAGTTATAAAACATTCTTACCTATTGGTAAATAACTGGGTATTACTGCTTCGGCGCATGATGTTACGAATTCAAAAGCAGACTGTTGGTTTGGTTGATCGACATCGTCGAAAAATATTCCGCCAACTCCACGCCGTTCCCCGCGGTGAGGAATGTGGAAATAATCGTCACACCACTTCTTGAACCTAACAATgaaacataatatgtactaatgatatttttgatgcaaaaaacaataattaaaactaaaacgtaatttagaaatataatttacttttcaTAGTAGCTGGCATCATGGGCGTCGCAGGCATGTTTGAGCGTCATGTGAAAATGTATCGCATCTTCTTCATTGAGGTAGTAGGGAGTCAAGTCTGTGCCACCTCCGAACCACCAGTGGACCTCTGTTATAATAAAACAACCGTGTTAActgaattataatttatattatgaggGTAGCAGATACATCGGTGTTCTATACCGATTCCGCTATTTTGTTTGTGCTATGTGTTTTTCCTATAGCAACATACTTCTGTCAGGAACAACGATTTGTTTTTACAACGTTACTTAACTATTTCTGCCATGGTTCGTGCCTTATAGATTGACATTAAAGTGCGTTGACCTTTCAATGGCTCAAGCAGGTGTTAACAACCTGTTGGGAACTGCATATCATGTAATAatcttaattttcaataattatgcATTGTAATTAAATGCTCGATATAAGTAAGACTAAGTTAGATTATATTCATGTAGTTAACTATTCTCTGTTTTATCCTCTCATCTGTTGAGGGGTAAAATTTCTTAGTTTTAGTATAGTTACTTATTGAATACTTTTAAGTACAACTaaacttttaagtatttttaaacttttattatttataaagcagatacatattatttttcagtttatttatttattatcataactTAAACATGTATCTACTGTGCTCTGTGTGTTTGGTCGTTGACAAAAGGCGCAGTTTAGGTTAAaggtctataaaaatatttaaataatcaccATTCTTATCCTCGACTTCGAAGTACCTATAGTTGAAGTGTATGGTGGGCACCATGGGATTTCGCGGGTGGATGACGGCACTCACGCCAGCCGCGAAGAATGGTAGCTCTTTGTTCTCAAAGTTTTTACCCCTAAAAATTGTCACCTTCATAACATAGACTTATAGAAGTAGTTTTATTTGAGACCACTTaaactttgattttatttatttgtagattcataaagttttgtttaaaattgaagTTGTTTAAAAAGACAATTACCTGCTTTTCATTTGCTGAACGGCAGCAGGCGGCAACTTACCCGAGACGACAGATATGTTTACACCAGCCTTTTCAAACACCCTACCATCTTGTAAGACACATGTAATCCCACCCCCGCCCTCCTTTCGTGTCCAACGATCCACTTTGAACTTTGCTTCCTAAAAAATAGGGAAGCTAGTAGTCATCAGTCATCACATACAATATCAAATACAGAGCAAGATACGTGTAATGAGCGTCATTCATACCGGTGAAGGTAGAAATATATCATTTTCATAGTCATATTCGTCTTCTGTTTTTTCGTCATTCCATGcctacaaacaaatttttcatttacttcAAGTTGCTATgagcattttagaatttaaagaaCTGATTTTGAAGATACCTTTAATCTAGTTTCTATGAAAAAATGCTCAAGGCCTCAAACCAGTTACATTAGAACCTGTCTCGTTAGACGCTACCcttctgttaaaaatatatgatctcAACGTATTTCtcaaactgtttctatagaatcggtAAGGGATATGGAATTTCATCCCACTCCTAACAggttgcataatcacttaccatcaggtgagattgtggtcaagggctaaattgtaaagaaaatgaatttaaaaataatcgatacttctgacggaacagcaaagcatcaatcaaataatataatattctatgTAACGAGTTTAAGCGATGTgattgttagtctgtgtaaaaattatacgtgtgtcacagattaaagaataataggcagatacaGCGCACAGAACACGGCAGCGATGCACCCATTCCATTTCCagatacaaattcaaaattgaatacattctcgagtcagtacgacacaaagcgtcgcataagtaatattattcaagaaaaatggcgtcttatgttatgtttttaattattttaaaaactctttacacaaactaaagaaataagatgtagtattttttatgggtttcattgACTTCATTGCACTTAAATACTTATTCTCTATTATGTGGTGcgtgtattgcgaatcaaatttatagttgtgtgtagtgtaaggacacagaatatatttattggtgttaaatattttcgttgtGTGAGTTTACCTGGTTCCCCTCAAAAACCAATAGACAATtttttggtgaatttgggtgtgatgcATATCCAATTCTATTTCCTCTATGGTCAAGACCAatgatttcaaacaaaaaaaatattttagtagaatttcattaaaaaatatcattataatggCAACATTCAACCATATAGTTCTGTACAATAAACTGATATAAAGTAAATAGCATTAAACACACCTCATCCTCCTCTTTTTCCAAAGCCCTACAGAACTCTGCTTGTATCCTCATTATAAGCATCTCCATCTGTGCCTTCATATCATCCTGAGTTTTCTCCAGTTGGCTGATTGGAGTGATAGGTTCAGCCATGTAGTTCCTCAGCTGCATTATCTCCTTTGCTTCTGCtctatatttgttttgtttgtattgattGTAGGTGACTATTCCAGCTCCTAGTAATGCTGCACAGTAGTAACTAAAATATACAACATTACTTTGATAAATATTCAAATCACTGTATTTATtgaatgtctgtctgtaatttaaCATTTAGTTTCATAATTGCATAAGTAATCTTCTTATGAGGTTGATAGGCCTCAAGATGAAACTTTACTCAAGATTACTCAGTGGGCAACACCCAGCAAGTTTTTGAGGTTGTAGAGGGCTCTTTcgactaaaccaattttgaaaatttatgcGATATTTGTTATGACCTGAAAGGCCACTCCCACCCACAAGGTGCATTGACTGCAGAATTGcatctaaaagaatttttaaaattagtttagtcGAAAGAGCCCTCTACAACCTCAAAAGCTTTCTCTGTATACCTAGACACCGATTCATTAGCCTAACTGATGCATTAGATTATGTCCTATAAAGTAAATCATTGTTTTCGTGAGAGTCCTGTTAAAATCGAATCTGTACTTAGCGTTTTATACTGAGGGTGCAGGCGCTCACACCAAGGCACACTATGACATCATTTTTCATTAAACTTTCCACACAACCAGAACGAGTTGTTTACATGAACGCAGTCACGTATCTCAAGTTGGATATTAAACTGTATAGAACTTACGGTACTGGTCGGTCCCTTAGTTTTTTATAACTTCCCACATAAGTAAGGGTCTTGAAACTTCTTATAGCCACTTTGtaagacattttttaatagttttaacgACAAAATAGTGAATATTTAGATATGAACACTCGCAAGTTTCACGCTATGTTGACAGATGACTTGTTTGACAAGTGACACTTGTGATAACACATTTGTTTGCGCCGTGCGCGCCGCCTGGCGACGGCGGCCGGAAGCGTTATCAGCTGTAGAATTTCCCCGCAAGCGGCAAGGCGAGTGGGTGCGAGTGGCGAGCGGCGAGCGGCGAGGAACCTGCATGCGCAATATGTGTTCATCTCTTTCCGTAGCACGTGCGGTGGGATCGATCGGCTCGGCGCGCTCGCTCGCCCAGTCCGCGGCGACCCGTGTGGCGGAGCGTGTCAGCGTCGGCCGCGCGCGCGTGTGCCGCTCCCGTATCGATCGGCCAGCCCCGGCAGACCGCATTGCCGTACATTCCTCGGTGCGGAGGCGGTGCCTCGCCTAGATTTCGTCGATCGTCCGCGTGGCGGGCGCGTGGCGGCGTCGGCGACGGCCCGGGCGGCCCTGCGCAGTACGGAGCGGCGCGGGAGCGACCGACCCTCCTCCTGCCAAAACCGGCTCGCTGTCCGCGGCGGACGGCTGTGATGTAGCCGCGGCCTTCGGACAAAGGAACCGCGCGAGACGCGTTCGCGATGAAGAAGTTCACGTTCAAGGGGGTGCTGGACGGGTTCCGCAGCTCGGTGCAGGCGGCGCCGCGCGGGACCGAGCAGGAGATCCAGGAGACGCTGCGCACCGACCACTTCCAGATCAAAAAGGTGAGTCGCACCGCAGCTCCGCAGCAGCCGCCGCCGTGTTGTGTAAACTGCGGGCCGTTGACACGCCGAGCCGCCGCCTGCGATCAAAACAAGCGCGGAACGTTTCGCAGATCCCATCGCTCGTCGCTGGCGACCGGCGAGCAGCCGAGTAGTGGGAGGGtgcacttcacttcacttcgcCAGCGGAGCGTAAGTTTACATCGCTCCGCGCGCTGACGTAAGCCCGTCCTTGGCCATGTCGACTGTTACTGTTAGCGCAGTAAACACAATCAGCTCTGCCTGCCCGTCCAGCGGTAATTGTATGCGCCTCACCTACTTACCTAAATACTTGCGAGTAAATCTTCGATGTGCAACTGACCGTGTGAGCTGTCGATGCAATAAACAACCGAGGCCTTGTAGGTGGCAGAGTTGCGTTGATAGCTATGAGCTGATAACTGATTAGATATCTAAACTCTGCACTCTGCAATATgtaaagtttttgttttatgaatCAGGATTAATACATGCATCACCAAATTGAAGCTAAAGttctttcaattttaaatagCATGAGCCTATAAGACTTCTTCAAACGTAATATTTCAGACCTCCGAAACTaggtcaaaataaaaaagaaaaaaagtggaAAACATTCCGAAGAGAAAACTTTGAAAcaacaaaagtttaaaaatcttCAGCCACCCtcacaaaacatttttatttattgtcccGTCGCCTTCGGCGTCTATTGTTCCTTGAATATTGTTCTctcattaatttgttaattcggttttacataataaatgtcATTAGTTTCATCGATGATTTACATAAAAGTGATGGGGAAGGAACATGAGGATTACACAGTAATACAATAATTACGTCGACGGAAAAGTGTTTCCTCATTAAAACTTtccttgtttattttaaattcactaATTTCCAACAtgtttatacaattatac contains the following coding sequences:
- the LOC112044496 gene encoding oxygen-dependent coproporphyrinogen-III oxidase isoform X2, whose translation is MSYKVAIRSFKTLTYVGSYKKLRDRPVPYYCAALLGAGIVTYNQYKQNKYRAEAKEIMQLRNYMAEPITPISQLEKTQDDMKAQMEMLIMRIQAEFCRALEKEEDEEAKFKVDRWTRKEGGGGITCVLQDGRVFEKAGVNISVVSGKLPPAAVQQMKSRGKNFENKELPFFAAGVSAVIHPRNPMVPTIHFNYRYFEVEDKNEVHWWFGGGTDLTPYYLNEEDAIHFHMTLKHACDAHDASYYEKFKKWCDDYFHIPHRGERRGVGGIFFDDVDQPNQQSAFEFVTSCAEAVIPSYLPIVQKHKDDAYGYYERQWQLLRRGRYVEFNLIYDRGTKFGLHTPEARYESILMSLPLNAKWEYMHEPKPNSPEAKLMQVLKVPRDWLLIQKSKSSTT
- the LOC112044496 gene encoding oxygen-dependent coproporphyrinogen-III oxidase isoform X1 codes for the protein MSYKVAIRSFKTLTYVGSYKKLRDRPVPYYCAALLGAGIVTYNQYKQNKYRAEAKEIMQLRNYMAEPITPISQLEKTQDDMKAQMEMLIMRIQAEFCRALEKEEDEAWNDEKTEDEYDYENDIFLPSPEAKFKVDRWTRKEGGGGITCVLQDGRVFEKAGVNISVVSGKLPPAAVQQMKSRGKNFENKELPFFAAGVSAVIHPRNPMVPTIHFNYRYFEVEDKNEVHWWFGGGTDLTPYYLNEEDAIHFHMTLKHACDAHDASYYEKFKKWCDDYFHIPHRGERRGVGGIFFDDVDQPNQQSAFEFVTSCAEAVIPSYLPIVQKHKDDAYGYYERQWQLLRRGRYVEFNLIYDRGTKFGLHTPEARYESILMSLPLNAKWEYMHEPKPNSPEAKLMQVLKVPRDWLLIQKSKSSTT